From Clostridiales bacterium, one genomic window encodes:
- a CDS encoding glycoside hydrolase family 97 protein encodes MNKFKKIIMTALCGAICMSTIAFVGCSESTTNNMGEWIVKSPDGSITSSVVMDADGKLSYSVTKDGTAIVQKSALGFTIAEDDLRLLTVEGSSNKRITGEYENITGKHATVSYDCNETIITFKAWEFYLDVIMRAYDDGYAYRYNIRAIDGSSGTMTVLAENSEFALPSNAQLWTQPYKTSAAWGREGEFFAYENAYVYKNVAGLGGSTLAMPILYKVGSADLYSLITESDLIGSGFYGSFLKEQEKNYGTGILQTVHTPAGITENDNKVAYPFTSPWRLGSVGTLATVVESEMHEKVYDDVTPWRPDNYDELTDDEKKIYDYEWVEPGVSTFNWLRYPGVDNQRDYALHKEYVDLAVAMGWKYHILDGNWDNDLESQMDVFLDFMDYAKQKGVKVIVWCDAYKTFGKGKKEILTEKLDQWKSWGASGIKIDFFSGETVEKPPHQSEDIGAIEWYETIYQECAKRQMVVNAHGSNKPTGERRKYPNVINREGIYGNEFDTVDSTVTVNHMFTRNLLGAADFTPCVKPRNRGLTVGHQMALAVLFESGIPSMGDYASEYYDETVNSYYKALPAKHDEMIFLGGEPDMYYCAAIKSGDDWFVACINAVVPNTVNLDFSFLGAGEYVADVWTDVEGNNTAVTKTQKTLTNATTETVEIGRNCGFVYHIYKQA; translated from the coding sequence ATGAATAAATTCAAAAAAATCATTATGACGGCTCTATGCGGAGCAATATGTATGTCTACCATTGCATTCGTCGGTTGTTCCGAATCAACGACGAACAATATGGGAGAATGGATAGTTAAGTCGCCCGACGGATCGATAACATCTTCGGTTGTAATGGATGCGGACGGTAAATTAAGCTATTCCGTGACAAAAGACGGTACGGCGATTGTTCAAAAATCGGCGCTCGGCTTTACCATTGCGGAGGACGATCTGAGACTTTTGACGGTGGAAGGCTCGTCGAATAAGCGCATAACGGGCGAGTACGAAAATATTACGGGAAAACACGCGACCGTAAGCTACGACTGCAATGAAACGATTATAACTTTTAAGGCGTGGGAATTTTATCTCGACGTCATAATGCGCGCGTACGACGACGGCTATGCTTACAGATACAACATTCGCGCGATAGACGGTTCGAGTGGGACTATGACGGTGCTCGCCGAAAACAGCGAGTTTGCGTTGCCGAGCAATGCGCAGCTTTGGACACAGCCGTATAAGACGAGTGCGGCGTGGGGCAGAGAGGGCGAATTCTTTGCTTATGAAAACGCATACGTTTACAAAAACGTTGCGGGCTTGGGCGGCTCCACGCTTGCTATGCCGATATTGTATAAAGTGGGTAGCGCCGATCTGTATTCACTTATTACCGAATCCGATTTGATAGGAAGCGGGTTTTACGGCTCGTTCCTTAAAGAACAGGAAAAGAATTACGGCACGGGTATTTTACAAACGGTACATACTCCCGCTGGCATTACCGAAAACGACAATAAAGTGGCATACCCGTTCACTTCACCGTGGCGGTTAGGCTCGGTGGGGACGCTTGCTACGGTCGTGGAAAGTGAAATGCACGAAAAAGTATATGACGACGTAACGCCGTGGCGTCCGGATAATTACGACGAACTTACGGACGACGAGAAAAAGATATATGATTACGAATGGGTAGAGCCGGGTGTTTCTACATTTAACTGGTTGCGCTATCCGGGCGTAGATAATCAACGGGACTATGCACTGCATAAAGAGTATGTCGATCTTGCGGTCGCTATGGGTTGGAAGTATCACATTCTCGACGGCAATTGGGATAATGATCTCGAAAGTCAAATGGATGTGTTCCTTGACTTTATGGACTATGCCAAGCAAAAGGGCGTCAAGGTCATAGTGTGGTGCGACGCATATAAAACTTTCGGTAAGGGCAAAAAAGAAATACTTACGGAAAAGCTCGACCAATGGAAAAGCTGGGGCGCATCGGGAATTAAGATAGACTTTTTCAGCGGCGAAACGGTGGAAAAACCCCCGCATCAGAGCGAGGACATCGGTGCGATAGAATGGTATGAAACAATTTATCAGGAATGTGCAAAACGGCAAATGGTAGTCAATGCGCACGGATCGAATAAGCCTACGGGCGAGCGTCGCAAATATCCCAACGTCATCAATCGCGAAGGTATTTACGGCAACGAGTTCGATACCGTAGACAGTACGGTTACGGTTAACCACATGTTTACGCGCAATCTTTTGGGCGCGGCAGATTTTACGCCGTGCGTAAAGCCGAGAAATCGCGGTCTTACCGTCGGACACCAAATGGCGCTTGCGGTGTTGTTTGAATCGGGTATTCCGTCCATGGGTGATTATGCGAGCGAGTATTACGACGAGACGGTAAACAGCTACTATAAAGCACTCCCCGCAAAACACGACGAAATGATTTTCTTGGGCGGCGAACCCGATATGTATTACTGTGCGGCGATAAAGTCGGGCGACGATTGGTTTGTGGCGTGTATAAATGCCGTTGTGCCCAATACGGTAAATCTTGACTTTTCATTCTTGGGCGCGGGTGAATACGTAGCCGATGTGTGGACGGATGTCGAAGGCAACAATACGGCTGTAACAAAGACTCAAAAAACGCTTACCAATGCTACTACGGAAACGGTTGAAATAGGCAGGAATTGCGGGTTTGTATACCACATTTATAAACAAGCGTAA
- a CDS encoding sugar ABC transporter permease, with protein sequence MMDNAAVKDAGRKKSRRQEVLLALALASPFLIIFIIFTLLPVILGVVFSFMEYNPLVPDESKFIGLGNFINIFDFTNGVSLDFWKSFLTMFVFAAVAVPCLIIIPLALAYFVNMQPPGYKIFRALIYLPSVVSISIMGILFGNIFAGDASGLLNAWLGKEIQWLGGKPWHGDTLRWVVMLIASIWWQSGTNFVIFSGALKNVPKSLYEACEMDGGGKWKRILYVTLPNIKTSVSICLFTTLIGYLALYGQPYTLSDTTNSGEYVAPMMFIQSMLSNRFFARQTGYICAAAIVFGLISMVFGGIQRVCMTERKRKNKFETECNIYLQNKTLLEAECSPVTEVQHDFE encoded by the coding sequence ATGATGGATAATGCGGCTGTAAAAGACGCGGGAAGGAAAAAGAGCAGGCGGCAAGAAGTTCTTCTTGCCCTTGCTCTTGCAAGTCCTTTCCTGATAATTTTTATCATCTTCACACTTTTGCCGGTAATACTGGGCGTTGTATTTTCATTTATGGAATACAATCCGCTTGTTCCCGACGAATCGAAGTTTATAGGTCTCGGAAATTTTATAAATATATTCGACTTCACCAACGGCGTATCGCTCGATTTTTGGAAATCGTTTTTAACGATGTTCGTGTTTGCGGCGGTCGCCGTGCCGTGTCTTATAATTATTCCGCTTGCGCTGGCGTACTTCGTAAATATGCAGCCGCCGGGGTATAAAATTTTCAGAGCGCTTATATATCTTCCGAGCGTAGTTTCCATAAGCATAATGGGCATACTTTTCGGCAATATTTTTGCGGGCGACGCTTCGGGACTGTTAAACGCTTGGTTGGGCAAGGAAATACAATGGTTGGGCGGCAAACCGTGGCATGGCGACACGCTTCGTTGGGTAGTCATGCTGATAGCGAGTATTTGGTGGCAGTCGGGCACTAACTTTGTAATATTTTCCGGCGCGCTCAAAAACGTGCCTAAAAGCTTGTACGAAGCATGCGAAATGGACGGCGGCGGCAAGTGGAAACGAATTCTTTACGTTACTCTTCCGAATATCAAGACGTCCGTTTCGATATGTTTGTTCACTACGCTTATTGGTTATCTCGCGCTCTACGGACAACCGTACACGCTGTCGGATACAACCAACAGCGGCGAATACGTCGCGCCGATGATGTTTATTCAGTCTATGTTATCAAATAGATTTTTTGCGCGTCAAACGGGATACATTTGTGCGGCGGCAATAGTTTTCGGGCTTATATCCATGGTTTTCGGAGGAATACAAAGAGTGTGTATGACGGAAAGAAAGCGTAAAAATAAATTCGAAACGGAATGCAATATATATTTGCAAAACAAAACATTACTCGAGGCGGAATGTTCGCCCGTAACGGAGGTGCAACATGACTTCGAATGA
- a CDS encoding AraC family transcriptional regulator — translation MYEKLKETNIVQIPVSDKLYRVNLLKVGQEYCRPDKKHEGLMREYYSLHFVLDGHGTLCVDDKKYVLGKGTAFLLRRGVKYDYYPDVVKPWSYIWVNFIGANEDIDEFLLLCGFTKERHYVILNDYAQAAQLFMQLHDGYDGGMLQSLKCSGYFLLIAAQLIAEKIKYAPIGVRGSLADKYFNDILTYIHGNYRLNLSIKQISDDMHVSEKQMYGMFKKFLDMTPIDYINRYRISNACIFLKQMDVSVETVAGMVGIDNPKYFTRMFIKWKGVSPREYRKSCQSDDPFKWMSEKNINYR, via the coding sequence ATGTATGAAAAGCTAAAAGAAACCAATATCGTGCAGATACCTGTGAGTGACAAACTATATAGGGTAAATTTGCTTAAAGTCGGACAGGAGTATTGCAGACCGGACAAAAAACATGAAGGGCTGATGCGCGAGTATTATTCGTTGCATTTTGTGCTTGACGGACACGGTACGTTGTGCGTGGACGACAAGAAGTATGTTTTAGGCAAAGGGACTGCATTTTTGTTGCGTCGTGGCGTGAAATACGATTACTATCCCGATGTTGTAAAACCTTGGTCGTATATTTGGGTAAATTTTATCGGTGCGAACGAGGACATTGACGAATTTTTATTGTTATGCGGTTTTACAAAAGAACGCCACTATGTTATATTAAACGATTATGCTCAAGCTGCGCAGCTTTTTATGCAATTGCACGACGGTTACGACGGCGGTATGTTGCAAAGCTTGAAATGCTCCGGATACTTTTTGTTGATCGCGGCGCAACTGATAGCCGAAAAAATAAAATACGCGCCTATCGGAGTAAGGGGTTCGTTGGCAGATAAGTATTTCAACGATATATTGACATATATTCACGGAAATTACCGCTTGAATTTATCGATCAAGCAAATCTCCGATGATATGCACGTATCGGAAAAACAAATGTACGGTATGTTCAAAAAGTTTTTGGATATGACGCCTATAGATTATATAAATCGTTATAGAATTTCCAACGCCTGTATATTTTTGAAACAAATGGATGTGAGTGTCGAAACAGTGGCGGGAATGGTGGGCATCGATAATCCCAAGTATTTTACGCGCATGTTTATAAAGTGGAAAGGGGTAAGTCCGCGCGAGTACAGAAAATCGTGTCAAAGCGACGACCCATTCAAATGGATGAGTGAAAAAAATATCAATTACAGATAA